TTTAGAAAGAAGGGCCGAAGGTTAGGAGAAAACTTCCCGAGCAACCCTTCTGTCATCTTGATGATCCTTCAAACTGTTCCCGGAGCAACTCATACTTTTTAAGCTCGGCCATAGACAACGAGGGAGAGATCTCTCCCAATACCTTCAAAATGGAGAAAAATGATCATTTCAATAGTAGTATAGGATATATATCAACCACAGAGGCAGATGTAGCCTGCTTCCAATTTAAATCAACACGGAGCGTAatataaaaattacaaaaatttcaacGAATATTAAATTATGAACCCATATTAACAAATGCAACGGATTAAATGGTAAGAATTTAAACGTTGAACTCATGCGTTAATTCTGGATCCACCTCTGTCCCCCATAGAGAAACCTCTAAACATTCTATTAGTGGCTGTCTTACCTTTAAAAAATCCTCATATTCCACGATAATTGAGCCATCAAGATCATCTGAGCCAGTTGAATCCGAATCTGAAGCTAATGCCTACAGCAAAAACATTAAATTGCTCAACGTCTTTCAGGAAACAGATATGACGATAATGCACAAAAGACTTTACATATGTTTAACAAGTTTGAGATACCATTGGTTGTTTAGAATTTCCAAGTTACTGTTTGTTACCTATTGCACCGACACTATaagtaaaatatttgaaaattagaaaTATGGGATGCAAATACACACCTTGCGCTTCGCAGCATGAAACCAAGCATCAGCGCACAGTGCATACATGTCAGCCCCTGTGAAGTTTGGTGGACACCTTTTTGCTATTGAGAGCAGAGATATATCTTCTTTCAATTTAAACTTCCGCGTAAGTGCTTTAAGGACCCTAAATAttatagaaaattcaagaaatcaAACGGAGAATACGAAGATAAGTACATAAGCAGGTCAGAATACAAGAATACCTCTCTCTGTATGAGGCTTCAGAATTAACACCAACATATAGGAGCTTATCAAAGCGCCCTGGCCGCAAAAGGGCAGGATCAATAAGATCTGGCCTGTTGCTAGCTCCAATAATAAACAAGTCCTGTATAGGATAGGGGCGAAGAATTAGTTAACATAAGTACCAAAGAGAACAAAACGTTAGCCCCAGGCGTACGTCATGATTTCGAATCCTGTTACAGACAAAGTTAGgttatttaagtggagaagggtagagggGCGGGCCCATTCTCCACCAAATTCAAACCGTGCCCAGGCTAGCCCTGGGTATTTCTCGGTTATCAGACAGATAACAAAGAGCTATTTTGTGATTGAGTAGAGTAGCTAACCTGGGTAGAGTCGTTCAGGCCATCAATTTCGGCAAGCATCTATAAACAACAGACGTTTAGTATAACAAGCAATATGTTAGTggcaaaaagaagaaattatgaCAAATAAACTAGTGTATTCGATACCTGAGAAACCACTCGATCCATTACGCCCCCGGAGTCTCCAGAAGCACCCCTGGCAGGAGCAAGAGAATCAAGCTCATCGAAGAAGATGACGCATGGTCGAGCTGATCTGGCCTGCAATGTTGTAGAAGAAATGTGAATAAGCAACACATTTTCTGAGAACATTCCTTGCAAAAGCAAAAAATAGGTTACCTTCTGAAAAATGTCCCGAACATTTTTCTCTGACTCTCCTATGTACATGTTAATCAACTCGGGCCCTTTCACACTGAGAAAATTCAGGGAGCATTCAGTAGCAACAGCTTTTGCCAGTAAAGTCtgaaaaattcaacaaaatattaataatgaatacTGTATTATAAATGATCAGGAACATGACCGAACAATACAGATGATATGACACCATATAAAGCAACTTCTGAACTCACTTTTCCAGTTCCAGGAGGACCATAGAAAAGAACCCCAGATCGCTTGCGCAATCCAGACGAAAACAAGTCCTTATGTAAAAGAGGCAGCTGCATCACAAATGAAGAAGACAATGGAAGTCACATCATCCGAAAGATAACAGAAATGTAAAGTGTAACTTTAATTCGACACACGTCCACATAACCAAGTGTCAAGTTTAAAAGAAGGCTTATTCACTTTAGTTTTTACAAGTTTTATGGGGGAGTAAGATAAAGAAATACCTGTACAGTGTCCAAAATTGATTTCTTCACGTCCTCAAGGCCACCAACATCTTCCCATTTGACATTTGGAACCTAAACTAGTGTAAACCATATATATAAGCATTTTCTCAAGCAGAAGCATTAAACTTTTCAAGACAATATTTGACTGCATGTATTGCAATCCAGTACTACACGAGAAAAGATGTACCGAACCAATATAAGCAGTCAGCACATTAGAATCCAATTGTGAATATCTGAACTTCCACCAAATTTTGTTGCCCCCCAACCCCAAcccaacacacacacacaaaaaaaagagaaggaaagTTTGATGCTTTGTTTTCTTGCAGACAACATTAAAATACTGAGTGAGTCCAACCATCCCAAAAGAAGCACAAAAAGAATAGTTTTGTTTGTGTAATCATTTTCTGATTTTACCTTTGGAGTACCCAATGCTGTtgcatttcttttctttgatcGTTCCAGTGATTTCATTACATCTTCTTTGCTTAGTGACTTTGCTGAGTCATGTGAGCCATCATTCGCGATCGGCTTGCTCTCATGAGAACCCTCTTTCAGATCTCCATGCACAACCTTCACATCCTGACTACCGTGACTATGGACTACATTTGCACCAACATCAGCAACTAAAGCTCGCAGATCCCTTGGCATAAATCCTGATGTCTGACCAACCAAATCTTTCACAAGGTCCTCCAAAGAAGTCTGCAACAAAATGATGACAAATGACACCCATAACTTCAGTAATAAGAAAATAACAGAAAGGAATATATGAGAGTCCTTCCACTCCTTGTCTTCTCCCCACCTCGCCTCCTTTCTCTCACCCTTTACACTCCTCAAGTTTCTCAATTTCATGGGCATTCTCACACACAGATTTTTAATTCAATAAGGCTCTTTTGGCCTATAGCAACTAAAGTGTAATATAAGACATTAGGACCAGTGTATCGTACATAGTAGTGAGTATTAAGATCACACACACTAGAAAAGAAACATCAAGTTTACCTACATTTGGAAGTAGTTCACTAACATGCTGAAGAGACTGGGAGAGCATTTCCTTCCTTTGTTCTTCATTCAATGGATCCATGCTAATCTCATGACTGAAACAACGCCTAATAGTTGGTGGAAGGCCTTCAGGACTATCAGCAGCGGCAACTAACAGTACAGGGTGGCAATTTACGGGTTGAGCAACCTTTACTTGCTGCATCAACAAAAGACAAGAATAAGCATAAACCCGACTCTTCTCCAGTATATCGTGTGAAGCAGCACCTTTCAGAAAGAGGGTGGCAATAGAAGGTAATATTTCTGTATTGACTTTCTATCTGTCAAGAGGTCCTCCCCACCCCCCACCTCACCCGTACAGAACAGAGGATATGATAACAAAATATATGCATAATGGACTTGGTGAGGAAGAGCATGGGGTATATTTTTATCAACATTACAAATTTGCTCAGCAGTTAATAAAATTAAGAGGGCTTAGCTACAATGAGAGGACAACCTCAACTCCAGGAAATCTTATGCAGCAGACATGCACATGCTTTGAATTATAACCACATGCAGCTATTTTGACTCAAATTTCTTACGAAGCATAGGTAGCAATTAAGTACAAGTAGGCCTTGTCCTGATAACTGTTACAGGGATCCATTTTTATCACGTCTTTTGCAACTTTTGCACAATTCTGACTAATGACTACGATACTACCTCGAAAACAATTCAAACGTTTTAAGCCTCCCTTTTTCCCATACATATGACGCATGAACCCGAAGTAAATTAGAACAACATGAAAACATTGGAAAAGAGAACaggaaagaaaaacaaaataatccAATTGATGATGATCACTATAATTCATGAGAAAATTCAATAACATCGTTCAGTATGCTATGAATAACACAAAGACATGAAAATCAAAGGAACTTGGATTTTATCTTACATCATGAGCATTAAATGACTTTCCTTCTGAGtaaatttcttcatcttcagcAATCGGCTCAGTAAATTCCTTTatgacggatgcaacttctaAGTTCATACCAACTTGGTCATGTGGTGAACCCTCGTTAGAGACCAGGTTACGGAAGGCCTCAAAATGGCGAAGAAGTAGAATAGTAGGAGAGTACCTGTAGTGAAATTTGATTTCAAAGGAATAAAATAACACATTGAAGACAACCAGTTTTTTTGATGTTGATATACTTGACACTGTTTGACAAAATGAATTTGAAATAGAGTTGGAATGGACTTCAATTGAGGTTAGTTTAACAGACGGACCCCAGGTCCAGAAGGCTCCCGTCTATGCAGGCTCGGGAGAAGGCCAATGTAGATGGTGTTGCTCCTGAACTGAGGTTAGTTTAATACAAGTTCAATATCATTGTCGAAATATTCTAAAAGTGGTTGGTTGGTCAATACAAACCATGTcaaaaaaatagtaaagaatATAAATTAGGTGTACTTCATCAACTTTAATTTCTCAGATATGGAAGATGATTCCATTTAGATAGGGCACAACTAAACTATACACTGAGCTTTTTGCTGAGCAAATTGAAATTGAGTGGGATTTAATTGAGTCTTCAGCTTAAAATCCTTGTATGGTCAGTAAATTTACCTTCAGCTTCTCATGTAGAAATTTTTTGGCCCAAGTCAGAGAGcaatacttttgaaattttttaccTTATCAAACAAAGGCCCAAATAACCTTGAAAAAAAAGTGAAAGGGGAAGTATCTTATATAAATTGGATCAGAGGAACCATTTAGAGACAATCATGAAATATATATGAGAATCCAAAACAACGAGTTATTACTTAAACGTGAAGTTTTTCATATGTAATTATCCTCATGAATCTAGTGATGAACTCCCTATTTTATGTTCTCAATTACAAAAAGTTATTCCTTCAAATCGGGGACATTGAGACAGTGGAAAAACCAAATTAACTGAGGATTGAGAAGCATTGTATAAGTTTGAAAATCTTAAGTAAGCCTTATGTAGGCAATCTACCAGGGAACAATTAAAATCAGGTTCCTGGCATATTGACTTCCAATTACAGTCAATAACCTGATGGTAGAGCTCCAATGCAGTTAGGTAATACACAATAAATACTAGGCAATCCAAAATACCTGCGAGCCATGCTGAAGGCTTCAGCAAGGGCAGCAGATGTTTTTCTATCAGAATTTGCAAATATGTTCTGACAATTGTATTCCACTACATGAAGGCCTAATTGACGAGCAATAAATTTAACCACAGTTCTCTTCCCACATCCTgcagaaaattttgaaattaccCATCAATGACAATTACTTCAAAATAAACAAGGCTGCAGCTGTTAACTGCATAATTTTTGTTGTAAAGTACATGCAAAAAAATCTATGAAAGAAAACTATATAATCACATTTCTAATAACTTAAACATTATCCTACTCATCCACTATAGACATATAAAACATGTTCATTTTCATAAAATCTAAACACTGAACTCTGGACCTAGAGATTATGCGCGGATATGTAACAAACTTGAGAACCATCATGCTATTTTCTGCCACGTCATGTGAAAAGtgataaaagaaaataccaTAGAGCagttaagaaaagaaaagatgatCAAAGTGCATCCAGTAAGTATCATCTTTCCAATTAACCAACAGATAACAAAGTCTAAACGTACCAGTCAAGCCATGCAACAACACAACCACCCGAAATTTTGATGAAAGGGCTGATGGACATAATGGTGGTATAAGTATGGAGGCTAAAGTCTTCACCGTGCTCACTTGTAAGGGCAGGGAACCTTGTGGCCGTGGAATCAAAAAATCTGGAGGAACAGCAGAAGGTACATTCCCTCCAAGTACAAAAGCAGTTCGAGTACGGTTGACTTTTAGAACAGGTTCTTCAGAAGGTTCCATGCCCACAACCTGGGATGCTTACTTGTAAGAATGAGAGTAAAGGCATTTAAGCTACTCATGAACCTATGACATTAAGAAATATAACTAAAACCTTGAAATATATAAGGTCTGAACCATCATTTTGCTTCTTCTGACGGCAAGGAATGCACAGAGCCGATTTGCAGTTCCAATTGATGCATACACTGAAAAGATCACCTCTAGAAAGAAATCTATCTACTCCAAAGTACTTATTCAAttccatatcaatcaactcttgaCGATCTTCAGCTTCTATAGATGAATGTTTTTTAACTGAATCAAGAGTCCCACATTCTGGTATCTTCACAAAAGAAGCCCTCAGGTGTGTGGCATATTTTGGCAACTGATCTAAAGGTTCAAGCCCAAGAGTAATGAGAGCATTATCTTTTTCACTCACTATGTTATCTGATTTGGCCTCAAATATTGGTGACAAAGCTTCTTTTCCTTGGTGAATCATTGATCTCAAGCATGACAAATGTAAATTAAGGTTAAATGCCAGAATTGGAGATAAATAAGCAACTTCTCCACCTGGTTTAACACAGTGAAAATCAGGATAGCTATGTAATGGCAAGAGAAATGATGTCAGGGAAGAATGTGACAGTGATGAGCTGCGCTCAGATAAAACTTTCTCTGAACTGGGAGGATCTAGAACTACCACTTGTCCAATTCTTTGTTGACTTGTATTCACATTCTTGATAAGTACCTATGGCAAATGAGAGGGAGCCCAAAGTCATACAGAATCATGTATGTCTAAGTTAGTGAGGCAGTAACTAGTTAAAACAAGACCAATTAGAGGAGTAAGCTGCTGATTGTAATTTTATCAGCtagactacaacaacaacaacatacccagtgttaTCAGCTAGACTATGGTATATGCAAATACTGCTATATTTTTCACAAGTAGCCTTACAGAAATATGTTATTTAGCGGCAAAATTAACGCTCAGAAGATCACTTACGTGATGAAGTATGAAAGGAAGAAGCAAAATCCACAATAGCGATCAGCATGCCAAATAATATTCCAATTTCAGATAAGCAAATAAATGAATGTATAATGAACAATAAATCACTCTTTACGCAGTCTCCATCTAAGACTTGTCATTTGGGGGAAAAGCTACAGCACTTCTGGATTTAGGCAAAGCCAGCATCGCAGccaagaataaaaaaaaagaaatcaaacaagaagaaatcaagaacacCTATATCAACACTTCATGGAAAAAATAATCATCCTCAGAATCCTAGTCTAAAGTTTCCATCTTTAGCATAATACAATGAAGAATAAGGACAATAACTTAAATACTTAGATTAAAGTATCACTCTCCAAAGTTCAGGTTTTATACACAATTCGACATATGGCATTAGAGTCAAAGCTCATGTTTCATCCTCATCcatgaacaacaataattttttactAAGTTTAGTCTTTAGACGAATTCAACATATTCTTCGAGTCTCCCCCACGGGCACAGCTAGAATATGAGTTATGGATTCATCTCGACTCAATTGGGTTCAGGTCCGAACCCTATATTTGTCTTACGAAATACATTGAAAATGTACAATTTATTACTTTAGAACCCAGTAACTTAAAATGACTAGAATCCCGACCCCATAAGCTTCAAATTCTTGCTCTAACTCTGGTCTCATCATCTTCTTATTCcatcaacaaaaatatatatttgttttataaaTTCACTGAGTATCAATAGTGTTCCTACTTACCCTCAATCTACTGATCGATGATGGAGATGCTCAACCACTTAAGCAAGCCTCACTTGTCAACAACAATATATATCCAcaagatgatttttttaaaaaaaagaatcagACCCGCACGTAAAATGATAAATTGGGTATAAGCATATCGTACCAATGAACCAGAAGTAATACAAAGTCTTCTAAGCTGAGAAGTAGTTAACCCCACCAAAGCAGAATCATCAAAATTAACAAATTTGGGGTTTGAAATCTTGCTTGAATCTTTAGACACTTGAAGAATTCCAGCTCTCAATTGTACTGTTGGCAATAATGAAATCTGGGTTTGGGTTTCTGCATTCAGGAGTGAATTAAGTAGATTTTTGGTAGAAGAAAGAATTAAAGGCTTCCTTTTTTCCACCATAATTGAAGTTCTGTTGGAACCCTAGTTCCAATTTGCTGTTAAAATGGAATAATTGAAGTTCATATAGGCAGAAAAAATGGGTTTTTTTGGTGAGTGAATTTTGTTCCTGGAAAGCAAATTGAGCAACTCAAGAAAGGTCAGTTCATCACAAACTTTTGTTCTCAGCATAGAATTCGGGTCGGACCTTAGATTTGGGTCGGATCTCTTACCAAAATGAGTCACTTGAAAATGAATCATCTCGAAACCGTAAtgcgtttttttttttggaggagGAGATGGGTTTCATTCGGTGTATAATATCCGTATTGAAGTCAGACTATTTCGAATTCGTATCATGTAGGCCTTATTCATAAAAAAAGCGcttcatataaaaaaaaaatcgtatccaaaatacaaaattgaGACATCTAACTAAGAAAAAAACAGAATGATCTATTGTACCACATTTTTTATGATAAATACATTCTTTCATCTtaagtttgattaatttaaatttatgtcaaaaaattctattttaacaggtaaaatttcttttataaaagataattttattttcaagatccgaatttaaatttttaattaattagtgatatattttcaagaaaaacttATTTGATACATTGTATTTTactatgttattattttttatagtagTGCTTTTAAATAGTTACAAAGCATAAAGATATTATGTAATTATACACATAATTGTGTGTATCTAAAAATCTTAGTCGTTATTATCCATCCCAACCTCACTAATTCGCCGTCGTCGAAATTCGTCGGTATTTCAATTGACTGTTGCTTTGCCAAAAATTGACATCTCCATATACACTTTACTAATTCTTCACatacagttttttttttcttacaacAATTCTTTACATACAGTTTGATCTCCATAGAACATTGATGCGCCACtaacaagaaaaaaaactattaaGAGGGAATTATCCTTACTTCTCTGGATAAATAACTCAACattcaattaaataaatcatttaacaTTCTTATATCGTGAGTGTCAATGTATAatatcaaatataatattttttttaaatatacataaaatacttAATTTTACAAAAAACACTTGTTCATGTGCTCCATATTAAAACCTATAAAATTCACCCACGGGTGTACATATACTTTGAATCCAGTCGACCACACATTAAATTGatatcttcatatacatatacattcAACTTCTGCTTTGTAAACACACGCATatatacaataacaacaacaataactatccagtgaaatcccacaatgtgggtctggagagggtaaatgTACGCAGACATTACTCCTATCAATGTAGAACGGCTGTTTCCAAAAGatcctcggctcagtaaaagcataaaaagaagtcagataaggataagaagttaaaagcgatatgggaaagaaaataaggaaagaaacgcagataaaatagagtaatcaaagtacagaaagtaatagataataatagaaatcagaccacaaaaaattatagtacGCTAATGCGCCTgttaataaggaagaataacgaaaCTATGAACTAGcgttctaccctaatatggatCTTCTACACCCTTccatctaaggtcatatcctcgataagttgtaactgcgccatgtcctgtcatatatatatatatatatatataaatcaattaTTATATCCTCACAATTTTATTTGGGATTAACATATATTTTGCTATTACCTATTATGTCAAGTGGACTCTAACCAATAATTTGTTCCTACATGAGGTGGCTTGTTGCAGAGGAGATTTAATTTATAGGCCCCACAAACTGTGTTAAGGTACAATTACACGTGTACATCTACAATTGGTTCATTCAGAAGCCTACCAAACTGTCACTGTGTCATGTCTGTTTTCTCAGGATATCATTGCCTTTTTCATTTCATGTCTATGTATTATTTCACCCTCAAAAtacaacataataacaagtaTACCACTTCCAATTTTCTTGGTTAACCCTTTTCTTGTATGGAACCAATGAGCTTTCATCCATATTTAATTTATACAAATATGGATATAGGACACAAAtgggaaacaaaaaaaaacttttcttGTCTGGTTAAATTGAACAAAGTTACCAAGTTAAAAAATGAGATAAGTTTTCatgacattttttttgtttggatGTGGAAAATAATTTGTATGAGAAAATTTCCTTTTGCTTGAAATCAGATATGAACAAACTACTGAGAGATAGTGTGGTATGAATAAGATTTCtttgtatttaaaaaaatgGCTAATCTATAATGAAATTTGTCAGAATTTAGCTTGTTGGTATATTTTCGATAgattttttttggtcaaaaatCCCTTATTGATAAgctaaattttgatgaaatgtTTGTAAAAACTTAGTAATTTGTTGGTAATGTGACTCTTAATCTGATTAAGGTCATAAGTTAAagttaggaagaaaaaaaactttacATGGGACcgtttttctttaatatatcaaaatgcaAATTTAGATTAATCGGATTAAATTGCATTTAGCTATCAACCCTAGTTAGCAAGCTGGAAACTTTCTCGTTGCTCTGAGCTTAACTTTTGGATAGTAAATTAAAGCAAGAATAGGCAAATCACAAAAATGTGGACATAGAGAATTGAACTTGAGTGACTTGTAAATTTCGACACACTATTACCACTGAGTTTTTGTTCTCTAAACATCAAAGTCTTGCGTTTTTTaatatgttataattttttaaagtagGCCAAAAAACTAAAGTGCGGACGCGAGGAATTACTAATGGGTGTTTACCATGCTaaatatacaaaagaaaatGTTTAAATATGCTATTGAACTTTGAgaaatgatttatttatatcattctttaaaaGTTTGGCCCATctatgtcatccgttaaaaaTTTGGCTCATCTATATCATTTTCTTTGAGAAAAAGACTCATCTATACCATTATTTATTAACTGAAAAC
This Solanum dulcamara chromosome 8, daSolDulc1.2, whole genome shotgun sequence DNA region includes the following protein-coding sequences:
- the LOC129899067 gene encoding peroxisomal ATPase PEX6 isoform X1 yields the protein MVEKRKPLILSSTKNLLNSLLNAETQTQISLLPTVQLRAGILQVSKDSSKISNPKFVNFDDSALVGLTTSQLRRLCITSGSLVLIKNVNTSQQRIGQVVVLDPPSSEKVLSERSSSLSHSSLTSFLLPLHSYPDFHCVKPGGEVAYLSPILAFNLNLHLSCLRSMIHQGKEALSPIFEAKSDNIVSEKDNALITLGLEPLDQLPKYATHLRASFVKIPECGTLDSVKKHSSIEAEDRQELIDMELNKYFGVDRFLSRGDLFSVCINWNCKSALCIPCRQKKQNDGSDLIYFKVVGMEPSEEPVLKVNRTRTAFVLGGNVPSAVPPDFLIPRPQGSLPLQVSTVKTLASILIPPLCPSALSSKFRVVVLLHGLTGCGKRTVVKFIARQLGLHVVEYNCQNIFANSDRKTSAALAEAFSMARRYSPTILLLRHFEAFRNLVSNEGSPHDQVGMNLEVASVIKEFTEPIAEDEEIYSEGKSFNAHDQVKVAQPVNCHPVLLVAAADSPEGLPPTIRRCFSHEISMDPLNEEQRKEMLSQSLQHVSELLPNTSLEDLVKDLVGQTSGFMPRDLRALVADVGANVVHSHGSQDVKVVHGDLKEGSHESKPIANDGSHDSAKSLSKEDVMKSLERSKKRNATALGTPKVPNVKWEDVGGLEDVKKSILDTVQLPLLHKDLFSSGLRKRSGVLFYGPPGTGKTLLAKAVATECSLNFLSVKGPELINMYIGESEKNVRDIFQKARSARPCVIFFDELDSLAPARGASGDSGGVMDRVVSQMLAEIDGLNDSTQDLFIIGASNRPDLIDPALLRPGRFDKLLYVGVNSEASYRERVLKALTRKFKLKEDISLLSIAKRCPPNFTGADMYALCADAWFHAAKRKALASDSDSTGSDDLDGSIIVEYEDFLKVLGEISPSLSMAELKKYELLREQFEGSSR
- the LOC129899067 gene encoding peroxisomal ATPase PEX6 isoform X2, whose translation is MVEKRKPLILSSTKNLLNSLLNAETQTQISLLPTVQLRAGILQVSKDSSKISNPKFVNFDDSALVGLTTSQLRRLCITSGSLVLIKNVNTSQQRIGQVVVLDPPSSEKVLSERSSSLSHSSLTSFLLPLHSYPDFHCVKPGGEVAYLSPILAFNLNLHLSCLRSMIHQGKEALSPIFEAKSDNIVSEKDNALITLGLEPLDQLPKYATHLRASFVKIPECGTLDSVKKHSSIEAEDRQELIDMELNKYFGVDRFLSRGDLFSVCINWNCKSALCIPCRQKKQNDGSDLIYFKVVGMEPSEEPVLKVNRTRTAFVLGGNVPSAVPPDFLIPRPQGSLPLQVSTVKTLASILIPPLCPSALSSKFRVVVLLHGLTGCGKRTVVKFIARQLGLHVVEYNCQNIFANSDRKTSAALAEAFSMARRYSPTILLLRHFEAFRNLVSNEGSPHDQVGMNLEVASVIKEFTEPIAEDEEIYSEGKSFNAHDQVKVAQPVNCHPVLLVAAADSPEGLPPTIRRCFSHEISMDPLNEEQRKEMLSQSLQHVSELLPNTSLEDLVKDLVGQTSGFMPRDLRALVADVGANVVHSHGSQDVKVVHGDLKEGSHESKPIANDGSHDSAKSLSKEDVMKSLERSKKRNATALGTPKVPNVKWEDVGGLEDVKKSILDTVQLPLLHKDLFSSGLRKRSGVLFYGPPGTGKTLLAKAVATECSLNFLSVKGPELINMYIGESEKNVRDIFQKARSARPCVIFFDELDSLAPARGASGDSGGVMDRVVSQMLAEIDGLNDSTQDSKS